One genomic region from Chloroherpetonaceae bacterium encodes:
- a CDS encoding ferrous iron transport protein A: MSSTETVTLNQIKKGMKFRVKRIADPSVRTQLIRFGVGEGSTAHCFERIPFGPIIIKHGRQEVALGRDLTYHIWVEVLN, encoded by the coding sequence ATGTCAAGCACTGAAACGGTTACACTGAACCAGATTAAAAAAGGAATGAAATTCCGTGTGAAACGAATTGCAGACCCAAGTGTGCGGACACAGCTTATTCGTTTTGGCGTCGGGGAGGGAAGCACAGCGCACTGTTTTGAACGGATTCCCTTTGGGCCAATCATTATTAAACACGGGCGTCAAGAAGTCGCTTTGGGTAGAGACCTAACCTATCATATTTGGGTCGAAGTACTGAATTAA
- a CDS encoding ferrous iron transporter B codes for MNHTLDTTIDSPIIENPTPKKVNKVVLVGNPNVGKSAFFNHFSGLYVDVSNFPGTTVDISRAKFKSSDTLSKNEFKDTEISDTPGIYGVSSFNDEERVARDEVLTADVVLNVVDGTNLERDLFLTLQLIDMQFPMVVAVNMLDAVAEEGLKLNLEELEQLLGVPVVGVTAIKNQGFDEIESALLRAKKGNEDFELKTEIRSILDRVSSAKNPTAEALMILEGDETISLRHGVEPMDKREEIYLKRRNRVNLIALEVCRETNSKGFASKISEQLGRWTTNPLTGIPILLFSLWLIYQVVGVLVAQRVVGHTEVEYGNKLWEPFAKHLFATFTPVTITVDRLSKDDTGEDIVVEFRDFTFPEGTQASPEKLEALKNFAKNHDVLQNFQFSTQTLRGKIVTMLAGEFGAVTMTVTYLLFLLLPLIIGFYLFLAILEDCGYLPRLATMVDRLLTGIGLNGRAVIPIILGFGCVTMATITTRLLNTSREKTIAASILNFAIPCSAQLAVITALLTKAGGEYTLIFAAIILSCLIGVGTAVDRILPGKSSALLIDLPPMRLPRPTNVLRKTWIKSYSFMKEASPWFFFGALLVSFMQVTGLLEGWISLFKPITTGILNLPADTAKAFVMGMVRRDFGAAGLYELSLSPAQIVVSLTVITLFVPCIASLMVLIKERGMREAFTIWFGSWFFAFAVGGFVALFVK; via the coding sequence ATGAACCATACGTTAGATACAACCATTGATTCTCCAATAATTGAGAATCCTACTCCAAAAAAGGTCAATAAAGTGGTCCTTGTCGGCAATCCGAATGTTGGCAAATCAGCTTTCTTTAATCACTTCAGCGGCCTATATGTTGATGTTTCAAACTTTCCCGGAACAACCGTTGACATTTCGCGAGCAAAATTCAAATCCTCCGACACTTTAAGTAAAAACGAATTTAAGGACACAGAGATTTCTGATACTCCCGGCATCTATGGGGTTAGTTCATTTAATGATGAAGAGCGCGTTGCACGAGATGAAGTCTTGACCGCAGATGTCGTTCTCAATGTTGTTGACGGGACAAACCTCGAAAGAGATTTATTTCTGACTTTACAATTAATTGATATGCAATTTCCAATGGTGGTTGCTGTCAATATGCTTGATGCCGTTGCGGAGGAAGGATTAAAGCTTAACCTTGAAGAACTTGAGCAATTATTAGGCGTGCCAGTTGTGGGCGTCACAGCAATCAAAAATCAAGGTTTTGATGAAATTGAATCCGCTTTACTTCGGGCAAAAAAGGGAAACGAAGATTTTGAATTAAAGACGGAGATACGTTCGATTCTCGATCGGGTTAGTTCAGCAAAGAATCCCACCGCTGAAGCACTTATGATTTTAGAAGGAGATGAAACCATCTCTTTGCGCCACGGGGTCGAACCAATGGACAAACGAGAAGAAATTTATTTAAAACGCAGAAACAGAGTCAATCTGATTGCCTTAGAGGTATGCCGAGAAACTAATTCTAAAGGATTTGCCTCTAAAATTAGTGAGCAGTTGGGGCGGTGGACAACCAACCCGTTAACCGGAATCCCGATCCTTTTATTTTCTCTTTGGCTGATTTACCAAGTTGTTGGCGTTTTGGTCGCGCAGCGTGTGGTTGGTCATACAGAAGTGGAATATGGCAATAAACTGTGGGAGCCTTTTGCCAAACATCTTTTTGCAACCTTTACCCCCGTTACCATTACCGTTGATCGGCTTTCGAAAGATGACACCGGAGAAGATATTGTTGTTGAGTTTCGCGATTTCACATTTCCTGAAGGAACCCAAGCCTCACCGGAGAAATTAGAGGCATTAAAAAACTTTGCCAAGAATCACGATGTGCTGCAAAATTTTCAATTTTCAACCCAAACTCTACGGGGGAAAATTGTGACAATGCTTGCCGGCGAATTCGGCGCGGTAACGATGACCGTCACTTATCTTTTATTTTTACTTTTGCCGCTGATTATAGGTTTTTATTTATTCCTTGCCATTCTCGAAGATTGCGGCTATTTACCTCGATTAGCAACGATGGTCGACCGATTATTAACCGGAATCGGCCTCAATGGGCGTGCCGTAATTCCGATCATCTTGGGTTTTGGCTGCGTTACAATGGCAACCATTACCACGCGACTATTAAACACTTCCCGTGAGAAAACGATTGCCGCTTCGATTTTGAATTTTGCGATTCCGTGTTCGGCACAACTTGCCGTCATCACTGCGTTACTGACCAAAGCAGGCGGCGAATACACTTTAATATTTGCAGCTATCATCCTTTCTTGTCTTATTGGCGTTGGAACAGCAGTCGATCGCATCTTACCCGGAAAATCCTCTGCTTTACTTATCGACCTTCCGCCGATGCGGCTTCCAAGACCGACCAATGTTTTACGAAAAACTTGGATTAAATCATACAGTTTTATGAAAGAAGCAAGCCCTTGGTTTTTCTTTGGTGCCTTGCTCGTTTCATTTATGCAAGTTACCGGTTTGCTTGAGGGGTGGATTTCACTCTTTAAGCCAATTACAACCGGTATTCTGAATTTACCCGCTGATACGGCCAAGGCGTTTGTGATGGGAATGGTTCGCCGTGATTTCGGTGCCGCAGGGCTTTATGAACTATCGTTATCACCTGCCCAAATTGTCGTTTCTTTAACTGTGATTACCTTATTTGTGCCCTGTATTGCCAGTTTAATGGTTCTTATCAAAGAGCGAGGAATGAGGGAAGCGTTTACGATTTGGTTCGGCAGTTGGTTTTTTGCTTTTGCCGTCGGTGGTTTTGTCGCACTATTTGTCAAATAA
- a CDS encoding inositol monophosphatase family protein: MTKDLIAAIDAAKAAGKHAKRNFGKLREAHISMKDRNDFVTTVDKKCEELAARAIRKKFPEDSIQGEEGTLETGSSGRKWVIDPLDGTTNFIHSLPTFSVSIALIDSDNDIRVGAIYHPSAKELFTAERGKGAYLNNRRIKVTRNFRTFNLLLATGFPYKIQEQVDQYLALFKDFLLDSSGIRRPGSAAIDLAYTACGRFDGFWELGLNAWDMAAGALMVREAGGLVTDFDGNNHYLSKGHIVASNGKIHPWMLEKVQRHFPLEPNNS; this comes from the coding sequence ATGACAAAAGATCTCATTGCCGCAATTGATGCTGCCAAAGCAGCCGGAAAGCATGCGAAAAGAAATTTCGGGAAGCTTCGAGAAGCGCATATCAGCATGAAAGACCGAAATGACTTTGTAACGACAGTTGATAAAAAGTGTGAGGAATTAGCGGCTCGTGCCATAAGAAAAAAATTCCCTGAAGATTCGATTCAAGGAGAAGAGGGAACATTAGAAACGGGTTCCTCGGGAAGAAAATGGGTCATTGATCCTCTTGACGGAACCACTAACTTTATTCACTCTCTACCCACCTTTTCTGTTAGTATCGCGCTTATTGATTCTGACAATGATATTCGTGTAGGCGCTATTTATCATCCTTCCGCAAAGGAACTCTTTACAGCCGAGCGAGGCAAGGGCGCTTATTTAAACAATCGCAGAATCAAGGTGACAAGAAATTTCAGAACCTTCAATCTTCTTTTGGCTACAGGCTTCCCTTATAAGATTCAAGAACAAGTGGATCAGTACTTAGCATTGTTTAAGGATTTTCTATTAGATTCATCAGGTATCCGTCGTCCCGGCTCGGCTGCAATAGACTTGGCTTATACTGCTTGCGGCCGTTTCGATGGATTTTGGGAGCTTGGGCTAAACGCTTGGGATATGGCAGCGGGCGCTTTGATGGTTCGCGAAGCCGGCGGGCTTGTTACAGACTTTGATGGAAACAATCATTATCTCTCCAAAGGTCACATTGTTGCTAGCAACGGGAAAATCCACCCTTGGATGCTTGAAAAAGTGCAACGACATTTTCCTTTGGAACCAAACAATTCTTAA
- a CDS encoding ABC transporter substrate-binding protein has translation MTKIKFKLSLLHLFGFILPALISILFITPNASLAQRKKTKAVETSGNSQGGVNYNPNKEQLERGKLKTPIQFFNAAKGKFREEKFAQAEELFTRYLQKIAGEPQSRIEAGKLFYEKSLIEQAKYEQASKACNQIYFSSAGDAARRESQFDLSIIYARQLQYESAAKQLVELIGTPFSPLDKLRAKALLYLRVLAATRLTPTELRTLYSFSKSKNHDLSALFFLESSQRLFGKDSTDFDLLSNEIQAFLSENPSVSAYYKTALQNLKNKCSQAKSVGFFKLKYALVLPVKLEVFDSEAPEARSIGVQILEGILHATTSANLNPLNGSRHISLHFQNELLDSTRLLSGLNELIQNEHISLVIGPIFSEKARLISKFLSSKGIPMITPTATDESISKNSTFAFQINPTYRMRGSIIADYLIREQKADTVIIFAQDSTYGKEMAEGFRETMLKNKKIVKFYALLSPNFTSLKKAIEPLRIEFKEETGYAPTSSQFIYLPMTTLEAAGIAASQLKVFNFTGKFVGSGDWFNPSKLQLYKDLVDSVFFAIDSDVQPDHPLVRSTAETYRNYWRMPIDAMFWRGYDTIDYLTQVTSAKNSITPSDFVSLLKAAPPFRGVHTEVYFQGGSVNSRMNIMRYLGGKIKRVN, from the coding sequence ATGACCAAAATAAAATTCAAGCTCTCCTTACTTCACCTTTTTGGATTCATTCTCCCTGCTTTGATTTCGATTTTATTCATCACTCCAAATGCCTCTCTGGCTCAGCGAAAAAAAACAAAAGCCGTTGAAACCTCCGGAAATTCTCAAGGTGGAGTGAATTACAATCCCAACAAGGAGCAATTGGAACGAGGGAAATTGAAAACGCCGATTCAGTTTTTTAACGCAGCTAAAGGGAAATTTCGTGAAGAAAAATTTGCCCAAGCTGAAGAGCTTTTTACTCGGTATTTGCAAAAGATTGCTGGAGAGCCTCAATCGCGAATCGAGGCGGGGAAGCTTTTTTACGAAAAATCACTGATTGAACAAGCCAAGTACGAACAAGCATCAAAAGCTTGCAATCAAATCTATTTTTCTTCGGCTGGTGATGCCGCCCGCCGCGAATCTCAATTCGACTTATCCATCATTTACGCTCGGCAATTGCAGTATGAATCAGCTGCAAAACAATTGGTTGAATTGATTGGCACTCCTTTCTCACCATTGGATAAGCTTCGGGCTAAAGCCCTACTTTATCTTAGGGTTCTCGCTGCGACAAGGCTCACCCCAACCGAGCTTCGCACCCTTTATTCGTTTTCAAAATCGAAAAATCATGACCTTTCCGCCCTATTCTTTCTTGAATCAAGCCAACGATTGTTTGGAAAAGATTCCACCGATTTCGATTTACTCTCGAATGAAATTCAAGCTTTTCTTTCGGAGAACCCTTCGGTCTCGGCTTATTATAAAACCGCCCTTCAAAACCTCAAGAACAAATGTTCACAAGCAAAGTCTGTAGGTTTTTTCAAGTTGAAGTATGCATTGGTACTTCCGGTCAAACTTGAAGTTTTTGATTCAGAAGCACCAGAGGCTCGGAGCATAGGCGTACAAATTTTAGAAGGAATCCTTCATGCCACCACATCAGCTAACCTCAATCCTCTAAATGGCAGCCGTCATATCTCACTTCATTTCCAAAATGAACTTTTGGATTCAACAAGACTTCTTTCAGGTCTTAATGAACTGATTCAAAATGAACATATATCTCTCGTCATTGGGCCTATATTTAGCGAAAAAGCAAGGCTCATATCAAAGTTTCTTTCTTCAAAAGGAATTCCGATGATTACGCCAACTGCAACGGACGAATCCATCTCCAAGAATTCTACTTTCGCTTTTCAAATCAACCCAACTTATCGCATGCGAGGTTCAATCATTGCCGATTACCTCATCCGTGAACAAAAAGCTGATACCGTTATCATTTTCGCTCAAGACAGCACTTATGGAAAGGAAATGGCCGAAGGATTTCGAGAAACGATGCTTAAAAACAAGAAGATTGTCAAGTTCTACGCCTTGCTTTCACCCAATTTTACTTCACTAAAAAAAGCCATAGAACCCTTGAGAATTGAGTTCAAGGAAGAGACTGGATATGCACCTACTAGTTCACAATTCATCTATCTTCCAATGACAACCTTAGAAGCTGCTGGTATTGCGGCCTCGCAATTGAAAGTTTTTAATTTTACCGGAAAATTTGTCGGATCTGGAGATTGGTTCAATCCATCCAAACTACAACTCTATAAAGATTTGGTTGATAGCGTTTTTTTTGCAATTGATAGCGATGTGCAGCCGGATCATCCCCTTGTACGAAGTACCGCCGAAACCTATCGAAATTATTGGCGAATGCCCATAGACGCTATGTTCTGGCGAGGTTATGATACCATCGATTATCTGACACAAGTCACTTCGGCAAAAAACTCAATCACTCCCAGCGATTTTGTTTCTTTACTCAAAGCTGCTCCACCATTCCGAGGCGTTCATACTGAAGTTTATTTTCAAGGAGGCTCCGTCAATTCGAGAATGAATATCATGCGTTACCTTGGGGGCAAAATCAAAAGAGTTAATTAA
- the pgsA gene encoding CDP-diacylglycerol--glycerol-3-phosphate 3-phosphatidyltransferase, whose protein sequence is MISTLPNQLTTLRILLTPLFVGLFVSDSPKLKLWGVFVFILASLTDLYDGYHARKYGQITRWGAFMDPLADKILITSAFLIFVYEGFLPLWLVVIVALRDIVVTLLRLYAEIQNKPVVTSKSAKIKTLFQNVLAYVLLLLDTLRQKSFFGSSIAENALTWLKSPSVLWAMIFLTIFTVYTGFSYIIENSKTLREAYLGIRSNIKAIV, encoded by the coding sequence ATGATTTCGACACTGCCAAATCAGCTAACGACGCTGCGAATACTTTTAACCCCGCTTTTTGTTGGTCTTTTTGTCTCAGATTCACCTAAGCTTAAGCTTTGGGGTGTTTTTGTATTTATTCTTGCCTCTTTAACCGACCTCTATGACGGCTATCACGCAAGAAAATATGGACAAATTACGCGGTGGGGTGCATTTATGGACCCTTTAGCGGATAAAATCCTCATTACTTCTGCATTTCTCATTTTCGTTTATGAAGGCTTTCTTCCTCTTTGGCTGGTTGTTATTGTCGCACTTCGCGATATTGTGGTAACGCTCTTAAGACTTTACGCTGAAATTCAGAATAAACCCGTGGTAACGAGCAAATCGGCCAAAATTAAAACCCTTTTTCAAAATGTTTTGGCGTATGTTCTTTTACTTTTAGACACCCTTCGACAAAAGTCCTTCTTTGGAAGTTCAATAGCGGAGAATGCCCTTACTTGGTTGAAGTCTCCATCAGTTCTTTGGGCGATGATTTTTCTTACGATTTTTACCGTTTATACTGGGTTTTCCTACATTATTGAGAACTCGAAAACCTTAAGAGAAGCATATCTTGGCATTCGATCAAATATTAAGGCAATCGTATGA
- a CDS encoding ADP-ribosylglycohydrolase family protein, with amino-acid sequence MKNLSLTSEQSGAFLLGSLIGNALGLPAHGKPHHILRQFFKGIKGYTDEYFTTMVKTGLRKGQNSINPIPLLKSLTLPLSETEIARYLVELLRISPDNALKVANICFSYAQSEMKSEAKRVAEEVFGAEFINKMSRTEGYYPIDLITEYGNAMTENDAIELSITFFLRNNADYETFLLSTINMGGLTGFTGSIAGGIELMGKSIDNIPKEWIEGLESSEEIIKIIQLKYEK; translated from the coding sequence ATGAAGAACTTATCGCTCACAAGTGAACAAAGTGGGGCATTTCTATTGGGTTCACTAATTGGAAATGCCTTGGGATTACCTGCACACGGAAAGCCACATCATATTTTACGCCAATTCTTCAAAGGAATTAAGGGTTATACCGATGAATACTTCACAACGATGGTCAAGACTGGGTTAAGAAAAGGGCAGAATAGCATAAATCCGATACCGCTATTGAAATCATTAACACTTCCTCTTTCTGAAACGGAAATCGCAAGATACTTGGTTGAATTATTAAGAATTTCACCCGATAATGCGCTTAAGGTCGCTAATATTTGCTTTAGTTATGCACAAAGTGAAATGAAAAGTGAAGCCAAACGAGTTGCGGAAGAAGTTTTTGGAGCAGAATTTATTAATAAAATGAGCCGAACGGAAGGCTACTACCCGATTGATTTAATAACTGAATATGGCAATGCGATGACCGAAAATGATGCCATTGAACTTTCAATCACTTTTTTCTTACGAAATAATGCCGATTATGAAACCTTTTTACTCTCAACAATCAATATGGGAGGGCTTACGGGTTTTACAGGTTCAATAGCCGGCGGGATTGAATTAATGGGGAAAAGTATTGATAACATCCCAAAAGAGTGGATTGAAGGATTAGAAAGCTCAGAGGAAATAATAAAAATAATTCAGCTAAAATACGAAAAATGA
- a CDS encoding aspartate:alanine exchanger family transporter, protein MFDFLLSFLSHNPIILLFLTIGIGFFLSEIKIKGIGLGVVAVLFVGIGLGAWGKEAFRMPEIISQIGLLLFVYTIGLHAGPAFFRILKNNGVLLSVLALVAVLSASVAVWLTVKYGNINPVTAVGLFCGALTNTPALAAAGESLGKSPEAAFLTVGYSVAYPLAVAIPILIAQFYAQSRKLNIAEETKRAEISSGENNEPPVAKNVVIENAALEGLTISEAIPPDLMIKVSRYERRKTSHDEETDVQIPTLQTTLKRGDILHLVGSAASLLTIIPTLGTEISSAGPETRRDQIDYRRILITNSELVGRTIEETKFEEKYGAVITRLRRGDTEFVPSPKTVLERGDRVRVVAPASKMPEISKYLGDSFRAISETDFFSFAVGILLGALLGNIVIPIGEHFSIKLGLAGGPLIVALILGYIGRTGPIFWTLPLNINFTFRQLGLVLFFSAVGLKAGGSFAEAFADQGLRLIGFGALITTISACILFFGSLWIMKSDWVTSTGALAGGQTQPAILSFVGNMAKSEAPNVAYVSILPAAMIFKILVAQILLWFLTL, encoded by the coding sequence ATGTTCGACTTTTTGCTCTCCTTCCTTTCACACAACCCGATTATCCTTCTCTTTTTAACCATTGGTATCGGATTTTTTTTAAGTGAAATTAAAATAAAAGGCATCGGCTTAGGCGTCGTGGCCGTGCTATTTGTGGGTATTGGCTTAGGGGCTTGGGGGAAAGAGGCTTTCCGTATGCCTGAAATCATCAGCCAAATCGGTTTGCTGCTCTTTGTTTACACCATTGGCTTGCATGCCGGCCCGGCATTTTTTAGAATCTTAAAGAATAATGGGGTTCTGCTTTCAGTTCTTGCTTTGGTTGCCGTGCTTTCTGCTTCCGTAGCCGTGTGGCTGACGGTAAAATATGGGAACATCAATCCCGTTACTGCCGTCGGTCTTTTTTGCGGCGCATTAACAAATACGCCGGCTCTTGCAGCAGCCGGAGAAAGTTTAGGGAAATCGCCCGAAGCGGCCTTTCTCACTGTGGGTTATTCGGTAGCGTATCCGCTTGCGGTTGCAATCCCCATTCTCATTGCTCAATTTTACGCCCAATCAAGGAAACTCAATATTGCTGAGGAAACAAAGCGGGCGGAGATTTCATCGGGCGAAAACAATGAGCCGCCGGTCGCAAAAAATGTTGTGATCGAAAATGCGGCTTTAGAAGGCTTAACTATTAGTGAAGCGATTCCCCCGGACTTGATGATTAAGGTCAGCAGGTACGAAAGACGAAAAACCTCGCACGATGAAGAAACGGATGTTCAAATTCCCACTCTGCAAACCACCTTAAAGCGTGGTGATATTTTGCATCTCGTAGGTTCTGCTGCTTCCCTATTGACCATTATTCCCACTCTAGGAACGGAAATTTCATCTGCCGGTCCAGAAACCCGCCGCGACCAAATTGACTACCGCCGAATTCTCATTACTAACTCTGAATTGGTTGGCCGCACAATCGAAGAAACCAAATTCGAAGAAAAATATGGCGCGGTTATCACGCGTTTGCGACGAGGGGACACTGAATTTGTTCCATCCCCAAAAACCGTTTTAGAGCGTGGCGATCGAGTCCGTGTGGTGGCACCGGCAAGCAAAATGCCTGAAATCTCAAAGTACTTGGGCGATAGTTTCAGAGCGATTTCGGAAACTGATTTTTTCTCGTTTGCCGTCGGTATTTTATTGGGCGCACTTTTGGGAAACATTGTCATCCCGATTGGAGAGCACTTTAGCATCAAATTAGGGCTCGCCGGTGGGCCGCTTATCGTTGCACTGATTTTAGGGTACATCGGCCGCACAGGCCCGATTTTCTGGACACTCCCGCTGAATATCAACTTTACTTTCCGTCAGTTGGGGCTTGTGCTTTTCTTTTCTGCTGTCGGACTCAAAGCCGGCGGAAGTTTTGCAGAGGCTTTTGCGGATCAAGGGTTGCGATTGATCGGATTCGGCGCACTCATCACCACAATTTCAGCTTGCATTTTATTTTTTGGTTCTTTGTGGATTATGAAATCGGATTGGGTAACCAGCACGGGGGCTTTGGCCGGAGGTCAAACTCAACCGGCAATTCTTTCCTTTGTCGGGAATATGGCCAAATCAGAAGCGCCAAATGTCGCTTATGTATCCATACTGCCGGCGGCAATGATTTTTAAGATTTTGGTCGCGCAAATTCTCTTGTGGTTTTTGACATTGTAA
- the argS gene encoding arginine--tRNA ligase, translated as MRDFFSAVIRKGIERIGASPDTVFQVEKPADEKFGDVSTNAAMVLAKNLKKNPRQVAEELIKAFDFPSGSIQKMEVAGAGFINFTLDPQFIRASLKSILLEKENYGKGTSGVGKRVIVEYLSANPTGPLSIGRGRGGVLGDTIANLFAAQGYSVTREYYFNNAGRQMRILGDSVRLRYRELCGIKEDYPAEYYQGEYIRDIAEKIYEEHGNALMNSEDTAYFKDIAEGEIFEGIKATLKRLNIRHDSFFNENTLYQVDSSLGESRNEVVIRLLRQKGFIYEKDGAVWFKTSELGKTMVDKETKETKAVDTVLIKSNGEPSYRLPDIAYHTDKFDRKFDLMVNVFGADHIDEYPDVLRALKVLGYDESRVKVAINQFVTTMQEGKAVKISTRRGNADTLDALIDMVGADATRFFFIMRSKDSHLNFDLDLALKQSADNPVFYLQYAHARICGILRTAEEKSGVKETEIKGEYLTALAAKEEMTLAKTLMRFPDAVLGALDGLEPQRLIGYLDKVAEDFHKFYQECRIVGEENEIMQARLSLALAAKQVLKNGLYMLGISAPEKM; from the coding sequence ATGCGCGATTTTTTTTCTGCCGTCATTCGTAAAGGAATTGAAAGAATCGGGGCATCACCGGATACGGTTTTTCAAGTTGAAAAACCTGCTGATGAAAAATTTGGCGATGTCTCGACAAATGCCGCAATGGTTCTAGCCAAAAACTTGAAAAAGAACCCTCGACAAGTGGCTGAGGAATTAATTAAAGCCTTTGATTTTCCAAGCGGCTCGATTCAAAAAATGGAAGTTGCCGGAGCAGGTTTTATCAATTTTACCCTCGACCCTCAGTTTATTCGTGCTTCTCTCAAATCCATTCTTTTAGAAAAGGAAAACTACGGCAAAGGGACGAGCGGCGTGGGAAAACGTGTCATAGTTGAATATTTAAGTGCTAACCCGACTGGCCCTCTTTCCATTGGACGAGGCCGAGGTGGCGTTTTGGGAGATACAATTGCCAATTTATTTGCCGCGCAAGGCTATAGTGTCACGCGGGAGTATTATTTCAACAATGCCGGCCGGCAAATGAGAATTCTCGGCGACTCCGTGCGGCTTCGCTACCGCGAGCTTTGTGGCATTAAGGAAGATTATCCCGCAGAGTATTATCAAGGAGAATATATTCGCGACATCGCCGAAAAAATTTATGAGGAGCACGGGAACGCCTTGATGAATTCAGAGGACACCGCATATTTCAAAGACATTGCGGAAGGAGAAATTTTTGAAGGAATCAAAGCAACCTTGAAGCGATTAAACATTCGCCACGATTCCTTTTTCAATGAAAACACCCTCTATCAAGTTGATTCGTCACTCGGCGAAAGCCGTAACGAAGTCGTCATTCGTTTGCTCCGTCAAAAAGGATTTATTTATGAAAAAGATGGCGCGGTTTGGTTTAAGACCTCGGAACTTGGAAAGACGATGGTTGATAAAGAAACCAAAGAAACAAAGGCCGTTGATACAGTTCTCATCAAGTCGAACGGTGAGCCAAGCTATAGGCTTCCCGATATCGCGTATCACACCGATAAATTTGACCGAAAATTTGATTTGATGGTTAATGTCTTTGGTGCCGATCACATCGATGAGTACCCAGATGTCCTGCGTGCCTTGAAGGTTTTGGGATATGATGAAAGCCGAGTGAAAGTGGCAATCAATCAATTTGTCACCACAATGCAAGAGGGCAAGGCCGTGAAGATTTCGACAAGGCGAGGCAATGCCGATACGCTCGATGCGCTCATTGATATGGTGGGTGCTGATGCAACACGCTTTTTCTTCATTATGCGATCAAAAGACTCACACCTTAATTTCGACCTTGACCTTGCTCTCAAACAATCCGCCGATAACCCCGTTTTTTACTTGCAATATGCGCACGCAAGAATTTGCGGGATTCTTCGCACGGCGGAAGAAAAATCGGGTGTGAAAGAAACGGAGATCAAGGGTGAATATCTCACGGCGCTTGCTGCGAAAGAAGAAATGACCCTTGCCAAAACCCTGATGCGATTTCCCGATGCGGTGCTCGGTGCCTTAGATGGGCTTGAACCTCAGCGGCTCATTGGATATTTGGATAAAGTCGCCGAAGACTTCCATAAGTTTTATCAGGAATGTCGAATTGTGGGAGAAGAGAACGAGATTATGCAAGCGCGCCTCAGTCTTGCACTTGCTGCAAAGCAGGTCTTGAAAAATGGGCTGTACATGCTTGGGATTTCCGCTCCGGAAAAAATGTGA